The proteins below are encoded in one region of Mangifera indica cultivar Alphonso chromosome 7, CATAS_Mindica_2.1, whole genome shotgun sequence:
- the LOC123220985 gene encoding LOW QUALITY PROTEIN: outer envelope pore protein 37, chloroplastic-like (The sequence of the model RefSeq protein was modified relative to this genomic sequence to represent the inferred CDS: inserted 1 base in 1 codon), which produces MAEPPQPPTSPPPSQIPNHMVPPPLPPPPSPPSLXPQPLLSFPRRPSVRVTSEFDSDSSIFFHKISTKLFDSLAKLKFSFQNSGKGEIFQPHLAFTSKHLSIHYDVEQQNALVESSFDVGPRLHFNASHDVKAQQGEVAVVADLADPGYSLQLSSPVPYVGLPRATFKFPMAEISLEEREEEEEMKILSVNAIAKGQILNGICTAQYQEEEVKLRYSYKDDEMTFIPTISLPSNAVSFAFKRRFSPSDKLSYCYNFDSKFWSVVYKHVYGKDFKFKAGYDSEAHLGWASLWVGDEMGKAKTAAMKMKVEFMLQVPQDDIKSSVLMFRVKKRWDI; this is translated from the exons ATGGCTGAGCCACCACAGCCACCAACCTCTCCTCCTCCGTCCCAAATCCCAAACCACATGGTCCCTCCTCCCTTGCCTCCACCACCCTCTCCTCCCAGCC GGCCTCAGCCACTTTTATCATTTCCCAGAAGGCCCTCAGTTAGAGTCACTTCAGAGTTTGACAGTGACTCCTCCATTTTCTTCCACAAAATCTCCACCAAACTCTTTGATAGCCTTGCCAAgttaaaattttcctttcagAATAGTGGTAAAGGAGAAATCTTTCAGCCCCACTTGGCTTTCACTTCCAAACACCTCTCTATTCACTATGATGTTGAACAACAAAATGCCCTTGTTGAGTCCTCCTTTGATGTTGGCCCTAGGCTCCACTTTAATGCTTCCCATGATGTCAAG GCTCAACAAGGAGAAGTGGCAGTGGTTGCAGACCTAGCCGATCCTGGCTATTCATTGCAGTTGTCTTCTCCGGTTCCATATGTTGGTTTG CCGAGAGCAACCTTCAAATTTCCAATGGCTGAAATTTCTTTGGAGGAaagagaggaggaagaagagatgaaaatatTGTCGGTAAATGCTATAGCAAAGGGTCAGATTTTGAATGGGATCTGCACTGCTCAATACCAGGAGGAAGAAGTGAAACTAAGATACTCCTATAAG GATGATGAAATGACATTCATTCCAACCATTTCACTTCCTTCAAATGCAGTATCATTTGCATTCAAGCGCCGGTTCAGTCCGTCTGACAAGTTGAG CTATTGCTACAATTTTGATTCTAAATTCTGGAGTGTGGTGTACAAGCACGTGTATGGCAAAGACTTTAAATTCAAAGCTGGCTATGACTCAGAGGCGCATCTAGGCTGGGCGTCTCTCTGG GTTGGAGACGAAATGGGCAAGGCAAAGACAGCGGCAATGAAGATGAAAGTCGAGTTTATGCTCCAAGTGCCACAAGATGACATCAAATCATCTGTGTTAATGTTCCGCGTTAAAAAGAGGTGGGATATATAG